In Pseudorca crassidens isolate mPseCra1 chromosome 16, mPseCra1.hap1, whole genome shotgun sequence, one DNA window encodes the following:
- the ZNF511 gene encoding zinc finger protein 511 isoform X1 has translation MQLPPALHARLAGAPGSAEPLPVERDPAARTAPFRFAPRPVRFPREHDFFEEGDVQRHLYLQDVLTQVGGAPERPRVPEFTCQVAGCCQVFDALEDYEHHYHTLHRNVCSFCKRAFPSGHLLDTHILEWHDSLFQILAERQDMYQCLVEGCTEKFRTSRDRKEHLVMRHLYPADFRFDKPRKSRGPVMPGAAEQVLAEALGDDGVPSEGDAMEVCSEHVEPPPAPAGERRAYSHREMNSCPSAALAQLPRIWPERYHLPSVLVKVPHEDLKGPRREISTSNGGSSAALWRCCRAFPPRHGGPRTLARATLHVAGL, from the exons ATGCAGCTGCCACCCGCGCTGCACGCACGCCTGGCTGGGGCACCCGGGTCGGCCGAGCCTCTACCCGTGGAGCGGGACCCCGCGGCCAGGACCGCGCCCTTCCGCTTCGCGCCGCGCCCGGTGCGCTTCCCACGGGAGCACGACTTCTTTGAG GAAGGGGACGTGCAGCGGCACCTCTACCTCCAGGATGTGCTCACGCAGGTGGGCGGGGCGCCCGAGAGGCCCAG GGTACCCGAGTTCACGTGTCAGGTGGCCGGCTGCTGCCAGGTGTTCGACGCCCTGGAGGATTACGAGCACCACTACCACACTCTGCACAGAAACGTCTGCTCCTTCTGCAAGCGGGCCTTCCCTTCTGGACACCTGCTGGACACCCACATCTTGGAGTGGCACGACTCCCTCTTCCAGATTCTGGCCGAGCGGCAGGACATG TATCAGTGCCTGGTGGAGGGCTGCACAGAGAAGTTCAGAACCAGCAGAGACCGGAAGGAGCACCTGGTGATGCGTCATCTCTACCCTGCGGACTTCCGCTTCGATAAACCAAGGAAAAGCAGAGG CCCAGTCATGCCCGGTGCCGCTGAGCAGGTGTTGGCAGAAGCCCTGGGGGATGATGGGGTGCCGTCGGAAGGCGACGCCATGGAAGTCTGCTCTGAACACGTGGAGCCCCCACCAGCACCCGCGGGAGAGAGGCGGGCCTACAGCCACAG GGAGATGAACTCGTGTCCTTCAGCTGCCCTCGCACAGTTGCCCAGAATTTGGCCTGAGA GATACCATCTACCATCTGTTTTGGTCAAGGTGCCTCACGAGGATTTAAAAGGGCCAAGAAGAGAAATAAGCACCAGTAACGGCGGTTCCTCTGCGGCCCTGTGGCGGTGTTGCCGGGCTTTTCCTCCCCGCCACGGGGGCCCCAGGACCCTGGCCCGTGCCACCCTCCATGTCGCGGGCCTGTGA
- the ZNF511 gene encoding zinc finger protein 511 isoform X3, with product MQLPPALHARLAGAPGSAEPLPVERDPAARTAPFRFAPRPVRFPREHDFFEEGDVQRHLYLQDVLTQVGGAPERPRVPEFTCQVAGCCQVFDALEDYEHHYHTLHRNVCSFCKRAFPSGHLLDTHILEWHDSLFQILAERQDMYQCLVEGCTEKFRTSRDRKEHLVMRHLYPADFRFDKPRKSRGPVMPGAAEQVLAEALGDDGVPSEGDAMEVCSEHVEPPPAPAGERRAYSHRIPSTICFGQGASRGFKRAKKRNKHQ from the exons ATGCAGCTGCCACCCGCGCTGCACGCACGCCTGGCTGGGGCACCCGGGTCGGCCGAGCCTCTACCCGTGGAGCGGGACCCCGCGGCCAGGACCGCGCCCTTCCGCTTCGCGCCGCGCCCGGTGCGCTTCCCACGGGAGCACGACTTCTTTGAG GAAGGGGACGTGCAGCGGCACCTCTACCTCCAGGATGTGCTCACGCAGGTGGGCGGGGCGCCCGAGAGGCCCAG GGTACCCGAGTTCACGTGTCAGGTGGCCGGCTGCTGCCAGGTGTTCGACGCCCTGGAGGATTACGAGCACCACTACCACACTCTGCACAGAAACGTCTGCTCCTTCTGCAAGCGGGCCTTCCCTTCTGGACACCTGCTGGACACCCACATCTTGGAGTGGCACGACTCCCTCTTCCAGATTCTGGCCGAGCGGCAGGACATG TATCAGTGCCTGGTGGAGGGCTGCACAGAGAAGTTCAGAACCAGCAGAGACCGGAAGGAGCACCTGGTGATGCGTCATCTCTACCCTGCGGACTTCCGCTTCGATAAACCAAGGAAAAGCAGAGG CCCAGTCATGCCCGGTGCCGCTGAGCAGGTGTTGGCAGAAGCCCTGGGGGATGATGGGGTGCCGTCGGAAGGCGACGCCATGGAAGTCTGCTCTGAACACGTGGAGCCCCCACCAGCACCCGCGGGAGAGAGGCGGGCCTACAGCCACAG GATACCATCTACCATCTGTTTTGGTCAAGGTGCCTCACGAGGATTTAAAAGGGCCAAGAAGAGAAATAAGCACCAGTAA
- the ZNF511 gene encoding zinc finger protein 511 isoform X2: MQLPPALHARLAGAPGSAEPLPVERDPAARTAPFRFAPRPVRFPREHDFFEEGDVQRHLYLQDVLTQVGGAPERPRVPEFTCQVAGCCQVFDALEDYEHHYHTLHRNVCSFCKRAFPSGHLLDTHILEWHDSLFQILAERQDMYQCLVEGCTEKFRTSRDRKEHLVMRHLYPADFRFDKPRKSRGPVMPGAAEQVLAEALGDDGVPSEGDAMEVCSEHVEPPPAPAGERRAYSHREMNSCPSAALAQLPRIWPESASRGFKRAKKRNKHQ, from the exons ATGCAGCTGCCACCCGCGCTGCACGCACGCCTGGCTGGGGCACCCGGGTCGGCCGAGCCTCTACCCGTGGAGCGGGACCCCGCGGCCAGGACCGCGCCCTTCCGCTTCGCGCCGCGCCCGGTGCGCTTCCCACGGGAGCACGACTTCTTTGAG GAAGGGGACGTGCAGCGGCACCTCTACCTCCAGGATGTGCTCACGCAGGTGGGCGGGGCGCCCGAGAGGCCCAG GGTACCCGAGTTCACGTGTCAGGTGGCCGGCTGCTGCCAGGTGTTCGACGCCCTGGAGGATTACGAGCACCACTACCACACTCTGCACAGAAACGTCTGCTCCTTCTGCAAGCGGGCCTTCCCTTCTGGACACCTGCTGGACACCCACATCTTGGAGTGGCACGACTCCCTCTTCCAGATTCTGGCCGAGCGGCAGGACATG TATCAGTGCCTGGTGGAGGGCTGCACAGAGAAGTTCAGAACCAGCAGAGACCGGAAGGAGCACCTGGTGATGCGTCATCTCTACCCTGCGGACTTCCGCTTCGATAAACCAAGGAAAAGCAGAGG CCCAGTCATGCCCGGTGCCGCTGAGCAGGTGTTGGCAGAAGCCCTGGGGGATGATGGGGTGCCGTCGGAAGGCGACGCCATGGAAGTCTGCTCTGAACACGTGGAGCCCCCACCAGCACCCGCGGGAGAGAGGCGGGCCTACAGCCACAG GGAGATGAACTCGTGTCCTTCAGCTGCCCTCGCACAGTTGCCCAGAATTTGGCCTGAGA GTGCCTCACGAGGATTTAAAAGGGCCAAGAAGAGAAATAAGCACCAGTAA
- the ZNF511 gene encoding zinc finger protein 511 isoform X4, which translates to MQLPPALHARLAGAPGSAEPLPVERDPAARTAPFRFAPRPVRFPREHDFFEEGDVQRHLYLQDVLTQVGGAPERPRVPEFTCQVAGCCQVFDALEDYEHHYHTLHRNVCSFCKRAFPSGHLLDTHILEWHDSLFQILAERQDMYQCLVEGCTEKFRTSRDRKEHLVMRHLYPADFRFDKPRKSRGPVMPGAAEQVLAEALGDDGVPSEGDAMEVCSEHVEPPPAPAGERRAYSHRCLTRI; encoded by the exons ATGCAGCTGCCACCCGCGCTGCACGCACGCCTGGCTGGGGCACCCGGGTCGGCCGAGCCTCTACCCGTGGAGCGGGACCCCGCGGCCAGGACCGCGCCCTTCCGCTTCGCGCCGCGCCCGGTGCGCTTCCCACGGGAGCACGACTTCTTTGAG GAAGGGGACGTGCAGCGGCACCTCTACCTCCAGGATGTGCTCACGCAGGTGGGCGGGGCGCCCGAGAGGCCCAG GGTACCCGAGTTCACGTGTCAGGTGGCCGGCTGCTGCCAGGTGTTCGACGCCCTGGAGGATTACGAGCACCACTACCACACTCTGCACAGAAACGTCTGCTCCTTCTGCAAGCGGGCCTTCCCTTCTGGACACCTGCTGGACACCCACATCTTGGAGTGGCACGACTCCCTCTTCCAGATTCTGGCCGAGCGGCAGGACATG TATCAGTGCCTGGTGGAGGGCTGCACAGAGAAGTTCAGAACCAGCAGAGACCGGAAGGAGCACCTGGTGATGCGTCATCTCTACCCTGCGGACTTCCGCTTCGATAAACCAAGGAAAAGCAGAGG CCCAGTCATGCCCGGTGCCGCTGAGCAGGTGTTGGCAGAAGCCCTGGGGGATGATGGGGTGCCGTCGGAAGGCGACGCCATGGAAGTCTGCTCTGAACACGTGGAGCCCCCACCAGCACCCGCGGGAGAGAGGCGGGCCTACAGCCACAG GTGCCTCACGAGGATTTAA
- the ZNF511 gene encoding zinc finger protein 511 isoform X5 encodes MQLPPALHARLAGAPGSAEPLPVERDPAARTAPFRFAPRPVRFPREHDFFEEGDVQRHLYLQDVLTQVGGAPERPRVPEFTCQVAGCCQVFDALEDYEHHYHTLHRNVCSFCKRAFPSGHLLDTHILEWHDSLFQILAERQDMYQCLVEGCTEKFRTSRDRKEHLVMRHLYPADFRFDKPRKSRGPVMPGAAEQVLAEALGDDGVPSEGDAMEVCSEHVEPPPAPAGERRAYSHRG; translated from the exons ATGCAGCTGCCACCCGCGCTGCACGCACGCCTGGCTGGGGCACCCGGGTCGGCCGAGCCTCTACCCGTGGAGCGGGACCCCGCGGCCAGGACCGCGCCCTTCCGCTTCGCGCCGCGCCCGGTGCGCTTCCCACGGGAGCACGACTTCTTTGAG GAAGGGGACGTGCAGCGGCACCTCTACCTCCAGGATGTGCTCACGCAGGTGGGCGGGGCGCCCGAGAGGCCCAG GGTACCCGAGTTCACGTGTCAGGTGGCCGGCTGCTGCCAGGTGTTCGACGCCCTGGAGGATTACGAGCACCACTACCACACTCTGCACAGAAACGTCTGCTCCTTCTGCAAGCGGGCCTTCCCTTCTGGACACCTGCTGGACACCCACATCTTGGAGTGGCACGACTCCCTCTTCCAGATTCTGGCCGAGCGGCAGGACATG TATCAGTGCCTGGTGGAGGGCTGCACAGAGAAGTTCAGAACCAGCAGAGACCGGAAGGAGCACCTGGTGATGCGTCATCTCTACCCTGCGGACTTCCGCTTCGATAAACCAAGGAAAAGCAGAGG CCCAGTCATGCCCGGTGCCGCTGAGCAGGTGTTGGCAGAAGCCCTGGGGGATGATGGGGTGCCGTCGGAAGGCGACGCCATGGAAGTCTGCTCTGAACACGTGGAGCCCCCACCAGCACCCGCGGGAGAGAGGCGGGCCTACAGCCACAG GGGATAA